In the genome of Ignavibacteriales bacterium, one region contains:
- a CDS encoding DUF4139 domain-containing protein, protein MKLKSLVTLILVISFIGITSAQEQKLAVTVYNANLGVVKDQRKLDLKSGVSNISVTDVAQYIDPTSVHIKLNGEVIEQNYQYDLVSLDKIVQKYIDKDVQLISETSELIEGKLLSGGAGQVVLQKKDGGLVMLPNLTKYRFSVGSLPEGLITKPTLVWLVNSNSSGKQDVEISYQTAGMNWHAEYVAVLNSNDTKIDLNSWVSVENNSGTTYKDAKLKLVAGNLNLVQNIQTQTGRMDGMYMEKSVSQDQFGEKEFFEYHIYDLKRPTTLANNETKQISLFEAGNVGVVKKYFYKSGSNYYYNPGLAGKVNVIVEFENKEGNNLGVPMPKGKVRVYKSDGESVEFIGEDMIDHTPKNEKLKLKIGDAFDIVAEEIQTENKRITDRVSEQAYDLKFRNRKKEDVVIEVERGLGLNWEVLSSSINYEKKDSQNITFKVPVKADGETVLKFRVRYSY, encoded by the coding sequence ATGAAACTCAAAAGTCTTGTAACATTAATTCTTGTTATATCCTTCATCGGAATAACATCAGCACAGGAACAGAAACTCGCGGTAACAGTTTATAACGCAAACCTCGGCGTGGTAAAAGACCAGAGAAAACTTGATCTCAAATCAGGCGTGTCAAACATATCCGTAACAGACGTCGCGCAGTACATCGATCCAACAAGCGTTCACATAAAACTTAACGGTGAAGTGATTGAACAGAACTACCAGTACGATCTCGTCAGCCTCGATAAAATTGTGCAGAAGTATATTGATAAAGATGTTCAGCTTATAAGCGAAACAAGTGAATTGATTGAAGGAAAACTTTTATCTGGTGGTGCGGGACAGGTTGTTCTTCAGAAAAAAGACGGCGGACTTGTAATGCTTCCAAATCTTACCAAGTACAGATTCTCGGTTGGTTCGCTTCCTGAAGGGTTGATAACCAAACCCACACTTGTATGGCTGGTTAATTCAAACTCATCAGGCAAACAGGATGTTGAAATCTCATACCAGACAGCAGGAATGAACTGGCATGCAGAATACGTCGCGGTGCTTAACAGCAATGATACAAAAATCGATCTCAATAGCTGGGTAAGTGTTGAAAATAATTCAGGTACAACTTATAAAGATGCAAAGTTAAAATTAGTTGCAGGCAATCTTAACCTTGTTCAGAACATTCAAACTCAAACCGGAAGAATGGACGGAATGTATATGGAAAAATCCGTAAGCCAGGATCAGTTTGGTGAAAAAGAATTTTTTGAATATCACATCTACGATCTTAAAAGACCAACAACACTTGCCAACAACGAAACAAAACAGATTTCATTATTTGAAGCAGGCAATGTTGGTGTAGTAAAAAAATATTTTTACAAAAGCGGTTCAAACTACTACTATAACCCGGGCTTAGCAGGCAAAGTAAATGTAATTGTTGAATTTGAAAACAAAGAAGGCAATAACCTTGGTGTGCCGATGCCTAAAGGAAAAGTAAGAGTATATAAATCGGATGGTGAATCAGTAGAGTTTATCGGTGAAGATATGATTGACCACACACCAAAGAACGAAAAACTAAAACTTAAAATCGGTGATGCGTTTGATATAGTCGCGGAAGAAATACAGACAGAAAACAAAAGAATAACCGACCGTGTAAGCGAACAGGCTTATGATTTGAAATTCAGGAACAGGAAAAAAGAAGATGTAGTGATAGAAGTCGAAAGGGGATTAGGACTTAACTGGGAAGTACTAAGCTCATCCATCAACTATGAAAAGAAAGACTCACAGAACATCACATTCAAAGTGCCTGTTAAAGCTGATGGTGAAACTGTGCTGAAGTTTAGAGTTAGGTATTCGTACTGA
- a CDS encoding TlpA family protein disulfide reductase: MKLFKSLIILIAAITFFSCSEELKFNGKFSYSPASPQSSDNINVMYLPDSTMFKDVPGIRMFAYMYGKELINTIEVPMNRKEKGWTANFKPDESALGIVIKFRHDQESDNNNKKGFVINLHDGSGKILKGSRIALAGGAYSWGYYADIEPDNDMVKQLIDDELKAYPDAKHEYIDDYLKFLSRTEKEKGDSLIKIELTEFEKTNPDDEYGTEALYSWYSRIKETGIAEKYLSILKEKYPQCKSLQTDRYRKFRAEIDVTKKLELASQFEKDFPKSDYIVTLYDLIANDYRDSKKYNEAYEYLKANKNKPSGYRFYAVVNRMIDEKASPEIAMEIIKLGVERNREDVKNPKGEKPEYYSHDEWKEDREYILGLNLRALGKLQSDGGNNTEAESSLKEAVALTKGKESSINEQYAKVLIDLGKNKEAIDEISSHIKKGTGTVEMKNLLKTAYVKDRGSDAGFDEYLSSFEVLAKELMIDKLKKDMVSTPAPDFKLTDLEGKQVSLKELKGKVVIIDFWATWCGPCLQSFPGMQKAVEKYSDNNNVKFLFINSWENVVDKEQNAVDFISKTKYPFRVLLDLDNKVIESFKVTGIPTKFIIDKAGNTRFVSVGFNGNPDVMVDELSTMIGMLL; this comes from the coding sequence ATGAAACTTTTTAAATCCTTAATTATTCTAATTGCTGCAATAACTTTTTTTTCCTGCAGTGAAGAATTAAAATTCAACGGAAAATTTTCATATTCACCGGCTTCACCACAGTCTTCTGATAATATCAACGTAATGTATTTACCCGATAGCACAATGTTTAAAGACGTTCCCGGAATAAGAATGTTCGCTTACATGTACGGTAAAGAACTTATTAACACTATCGAAGTTCCAATGAACAGGAAAGAAAAAGGGTGGACAGCTAATTTCAAACCTGATGAATCGGCACTCGGAATTGTTATTAAATTCCGGCATGATCAGGAATCTGATAACAATAACAAAAAGGGATTCGTAATAAATCTGCATGATGGTTCAGGAAAAATTTTGAAAGGCAGCCGCATTGCATTAGCCGGCGGTGCCTATTCCTGGGGTTACTATGCTGATATTGAGCCGGATAATGATATGGTCAAACAACTCATTGATGATGAGTTAAAAGCATATCCGGATGCTAAGCATGAATACATCGATGATTACCTTAAATTTCTTTCAAGAACTGAAAAGGAAAAAGGCGACAGCCTGATAAAAATTGAACTCACGGAATTTGAGAAAACAAATCCTGATGATGAGTATGGAACTGAAGCGCTTTATTCATGGTATTCCAGGATAAAAGAAACAGGAATTGCAGAAAAGTATCTTTCAATTCTTAAAGAAAAATATCCCCAATGTAAATCACTGCAGACTGACAGGTACAGAAAGTTCAGGGCTGAAATAGATGTTACAAAAAAATTAGAGTTAGCATCACAATTTGAAAAAGACTTTCCCAAAAGTGATTACATTGTCACCCTGTATGATCTTATAGCTAATGATTACCGTGATTCAAAAAAGTATAATGAGGCGTATGAATATCTCAAAGCTAATAAGAACAAACCTTCAGGTTACCGCTTCTATGCGGTTGTTAACAGAATGATCGATGAAAAAGCATCACCCGAAATAGCAATGGAAATTATTAAACTTGGAGTTGAACGAAACAGGGAAGATGTTAAGAACCCAAAAGGAGAGAAACCCGAATATTACAGTCACGATGAATGGAAAGAAGACCGTGAATACATACTTGGTCTAAATCTTCGTGCACTTGGTAAACTTCAATCTGATGGCGGCAATAATACTGAAGCTGAATCAAGTCTTAAAGAAGCGGTCGCTTTAACAAAAGGAAAGGAATCATCAATCAATGAACAATATGCAAAAGTATTAATTGATCTTGGAAAAAATAAAGAGGCGATTGATGAGATAAGCAGTCATATAAAAAAGGGTACAGGCACTGTTGAAATGAAAAATCTTTTGAAGACAGCTTATGTAAAAGACAGGGGCAGCGATGCCGGCTTTGATGAGTATCTTTCAAGCTTTGAAGTACTTGCAAAAGAATTGATGATCGATAAACTAAAAAAAGATATGGTGTCGACTCCCGCTCCGGATTTTAAACTTACCGATCTTGAAGGGAAACAGGTTTCATTAAAAGAATTAAAAGGTAAAGTTGTTATTATAGATTTTTGGGCAACGTGGTGCGGACCCTGCCTCCAGTCTTTCCCCGGAATGCAGAAGGCTGTCGAAAAATATTCAGACAATAACAACGTAAAGTTTTTGTTCATCAACTCATGGGAGAATGTTGTTGATAAAGAACAAAACGCTGTGGACTTTATCAGTAAAACAAAATATCCTTTCAGGGTTCTTCTTGATCTTGATAACAAAGTAATTGAATCATTCAAGGTTACTGGGATCCCAACTAAGTTCATTATCGATAAAGCAGGTAACACAAGGTTTGTAAGTGTTGGTTTCAACGGCAACCCGGATGTGATGGTCGATGAACTAAGCACAATGATCGGAATGCTCTTATAA
- a CDS encoding energy transducer TonB, with protein MITSAGKYNYNRNLAISFVISIVIVISIFLFTPEPSAKKIVVKTTTDNFIPVEYIPVTHQSLSGEKLSSQVSENNPPEIAVESIEPELADETETALTDIETASLIGDNGNEENVNEETQPGYNFSARQILEVIPGKKEKINGSIKLSLLVNKDGLVKEHKIVSSSLDCGDCLENILDAVYKSKWQPLVIKGKKTEFWTDKQYVFN; from the coding sequence ATGATTACATCTGCAGGTAAATATAATTACAATCGCAACCTGGCAATTTCATTTGTCATAAGTATCGTGATTGTTATAAGTATTTTTCTTTTTACGCCTGAACCTTCCGCAAAAAAAATAGTAGTTAAAACAACGACTGATAATTTCATACCGGTCGAATATATTCCGGTTACTCATCAATCATTATCAGGGGAGAAATTATCTTCGCAGGTATCAGAGAATAATCCTCCGGAGATCGCAGTAGAATCCATTGAACCTGAATTGGCTGATGAAACTGAAACCGCATTAACCGATATTGAAACTGCATCACTCATAGGCGACAATGGTAATGAGGAAAATGTTAATGAAGAAACTCAACCCGGTTATAATTTTTCAGCGAGACAGATACTTGAAGTAATTCCCGGTAAAAAAGAAAAAATTAATGGCAGCATCAAACTTTCCTTGCTGGTCAATAAAGACGGGCTGGTGAAAGAGCATAAAATAGTTTCAAGTTCACTTGATTGCGGTGACTGCCTGGAAAATATTCTTGATGCAGTCTATAAATCCAAATGGCAGCCGCTCGTTATTAAAGGAAAGAAAACAGAATTCTGGACAGACAAACAATACGTTTTCAACTGA
- a CDS encoding GWxTD domain-containing protein, whose translation MFLKIKNIIPAAAVLLILFGDVRPLCANPLYEDSSSAQNQYYQLAVENVNKNTPQSRTLARDYLRKAINSEPGNIQYRLELASLLEDAFSTTAEEEYNGVLSIDSSNTSALLGLAKIREREFYEWLNSVKVFDDNIIIEFNDYAMEDFELAESNYKKVISIDPENYDANIKLAVLYESVDKNDDALKSIQSLELIYPDSFQVFLYKGLILYNLSRIEDANKEFLHAFSLMPYDLKTEYRIKTVSELLDPVLKDKIKNYDISEQQDLFEYYWSISDPLYLTEYNERLTEHYARIITSNLRFTLKNNSKPGWLTDRGEIIMRYGEPQKTMRIRPGVDWGSFNVKTEVWYYKNMVLGFTDTYSSGDYVYNIPSSPIDRVRSQFSGNTFEFVNELKRKYYDSYTPKYEGPSFQVALNTVQFRSEQNKSMTDIYINYEFTDSLSLSSENYLNHERGVFFFNDAFEKVYEKRSSVSSGTYRQNSVNINTAELVLKPGTGNLAFEILRTEDKGVSSNHGGYTVRNFSGKKLSASDLLIAVSVKFDETDKTFIKRKNINLLPSPTLSFSKDDGLYIYYEVYNLTKGNNDYSFEQTFTLKNLSDEEFTVGKIFGSILSFTGLQSDDESVSISSVITSSERDTEIHLQLDLRDYEPGEYELTINLRDINSDDSAETKSRLTIK comes from the coding sequence ATGTTTTTGAAAATAAAAAATATAATACCGGCTGCAGCAGTTCTTTTGATTTTGTTTGGTGATGTACGTCCGCTGTGTGCAAACCCGTTGTACGAAGATTCATCTTCGGCACAAAATCAATATTATCAGCTTGCGGTTGAGAATGTAAATAAAAACACACCGCAAAGCCGGACACTTGCCAGGGATTATCTTCGTAAAGCAATCAACTCAGAACCGGGTAATATTCAATACAGGCTGGAACTTGCATCATTGCTTGAAGATGCTTTCAGCACAACTGCGGAAGAAGAATATAACGGTGTACTTTCAATCGACAGCTCAAATACAAGCGCCTTACTTGGACTTGCTAAAATCCGTGAACGTGAATTTTATGAATGGCTGAACTCAGTAAAAGTATTCGATGATAATATAATTATTGAGTTCAATGATTATGCTATGGAAGACTTTGAACTTGCAGAATCAAATTATAAAAAAGTTATTTCAATCGATCCTGAAAATTATGACGCAAACATTAAACTGGCTGTGCTTTATGAATCTGTTGATAAGAATGATGACGCACTCAAGTCAATACAAAGCCTGGAATTAATTTATCCTGACTCATTCCAGGTTTTTCTTTATAAAGGATTGATCCTTTATAACCTTTCAAGAATAGAAGACGCCAATAAAGAATTTCTTCATGCATTCAGTCTGATGCCTTATGATCTGAAAACTGAGTACAGGATCAAAACTGTCTCTGAACTGCTTGACCCTGTTCTGAAAGATAAAATCAAAAATTATGATATATCGGAACAACAGGATTTGTTTGAATACTACTGGTCTATCAGTGATCCTCTTTACCTTACAGAATACAATGAACGGCTGACTGAACACTATGCGAGGATAATTACATCAAACCTTCGTTTCACTTTGAAAAATAATTCAAAACCGGGATGGCTGACTGACAGGGGTGAGATAATAATGAGATATGGTGAACCACAAAAAACCATGAGAATAAGACCCGGTGTTGATTGGGGTTCATTCAATGTTAAAACCGAAGTATGGTACTACAAAAATATGGTGCTTGGTTTTACCGATACATACTCTTCCGGTGATTATGTTTATAACATTCCATCGTCGCCAATTGATCGTGTACGTTCTCAATTCAGCGGGAACACATTTGAGTTTGTTAATGAACTTAAGCGGAAGTACTATGATTCGTACACTCCAAAATACGAAGGTCCGTCATTCCAGGTCGCGTTAAATACGGTTCAGTTCAGAAGTGAGCAGAACAAATCCATGACAGACATTTACATCAACTATGAATTTACTGATTCACTTTCTTTGTCGTCAGAAAATTATCTAAATCATGAAAGAGGAGTTTTCTTCTTCAACGATGCATTTGAAAAAGTTTATGAGAAAAGGAGTAGTGTTTCATCCGGAACTTACCGGCAGAATTCCGTAAACATTAATACCGCTGAACTTGTACTTAAGCCCGGTACGGGAAATCTTGCGTTTGAAATTCTTCGAACAGAGGATAAAGGTGTCTCCAGTAATCACGGCGGATATACTGTCAGGAATTTTTCCGGTAAAAAACTTTCAGCAAGTGATCTGCTCATTGCGGTATCAGTAAAGTTCGATGAAACTGACAAAACATTTATCAAACGGAAGAATATAAATTTACTGCCTTCGCCCACTTTATCATTTTCAAAGGATGATGGACTTTACATTTACTACGAAGTATACAATCTCACAAAAGGAAATAACGATTACAGTTTTGAACAGACTTTCACGCTAAAAAATTTATCCGATGAGGAATTTACTGTCGGAAAAATTTTCGGATCAATACTTAGCTTTACCGGGTTACAATCTGATGATGAAAGTGTTTCAATTTCCTCTGTCATTACTTCATCGGAAAGAGATACAGAAATACACCTGCAGTTAGATTTAAGGGATTATGAACCGGGAGAGTATGAACTCACAATAAATTTACGTGATATAAATTCGGATGATTCCGCAGAAACAAAATCCAGGCTGACTATAAAATGA
- a CDS encoding YitT family protein: protein MSSSKLKKQAIIDYFFLTVGAAIMGIGIGVFLVDARVVPGGVSGLSMAIHYLSNNTIPVGVLIWVLNIPLYLWGVKELGKQFGVRTFYAFTLNAFFIDFFRGDIPVIDFVKLQETETIKNIFQTDFLFLIVIGAALLGVGLGIVFKFRGTTAGSDIVAAIMQKRYGIKPGQAIMITDLFVIAIAGFIIDIKDLSPDRPAAVLTMYAVFLLLISSRLIDVIMDGFDYARVVYIISDKHKEIGEKIMYDLSRGATALKARGLYRNVEREIIFTIVTMKELSQLTQLIKEVDPDAFVIINNVHEVHGQGFRRRI from the coding sequence ATGAGTAGTTCAAAGTTAAAGAAGCAGGCGATAATTGATTATTTCTTTTTGACAGTCGGTGCCGCAATAATGGGAATCGGTATCGGCGTATTCCTTGTTGATGCAAGGGTTGTTCCCGGCGGTGTAAGCGGTCTATCGATGGCGATACATTATCTTTCCAACAATACAATTCCCGTCGGTGTGCTGATTTGGGTTTTAAATATTCCCCTGTACTTATGGGGAGTAAAGGAACTAGGTAAACAATTCGGCGTAAGAACTTTTTATGCTTTTACTCTCAACGCTTTCTTTATTGATTTCTTCAGGGGTGATATACCTGTTATAGATTTTGTAAAACTGCAGGAAACCGAGACAATAAAAAATATTTTTCAGACTGATTTTCTTTTTCTTATTGTTATTGGTGCCGCTCTGCTTGGTGTCGGACTTGGAATTGTGTTTAAGTTCAGAGGAACCACCGCAGGTTCGGATATTGTAGCAGCGATAATGCAAAAACGTTACGGCATCAAACCGGGGCAGGCAATTATGATAACCGATCTTTTTGTCATCGCCATTGCAGGATTTATTATCGACATAAAAGATCTTTCTCCGGACAGACCCGCCGCGGTGCTGACAATGTACGCAGTTTTTCTTCTGTTAATTTCAAGCCGGCTGATTGATGTGATTATGGATGGATTTGATTATGCACGTGTCGTTTATATAATTTCAGACAAGCATAAAGAGATTGGTGAAAAGATAATGTACGATCTTAGCCGCGGCGCTACAGCATTAAAGGCACGCGGACTTTACAGGAATGTTGAACGCGAAATTATTTTTACAATTGTTACTATGAAGGAGTTAAGTCAGCTTACGCAATTGATAAAGGAAGTTGATCCGGACGCGTTCGTGATTATTAATAATGTGCACGAAGTGCATGGGCAGGGATTCAGGCGAAGGATCTGA